Proteins encoded together in one Jeotgalibacillus aurantiacus window:
- a CDS encoding methyl-accepting chemotaxis domain-containing protein yields MANNKLPAGIIIGAIAGGLLSMLDPATRRKTSSALIKSKESISYYSRHPQELADRAAQKADHWKQTAEKIQQDIAYLSEKYEEVKDMVPQLQQMVTETKDAFTESEPRENTNAHPVHLDQGDSYPEKKTV; encoded by the coding sequence ATGGCGAATAACAAACTGCCGGCAGGTATTATCATTGGTGCAATTGCAGGGGGACTGTTAAGTATGCTCGATCCCGCAACAAGAAGAAAAACTTCTTCAGCACTCATAAAATCAAAGGAATCCATTTCGTATTACAGCCGTCATCCACAGGAGCTGGCGGATCGTGCAGCTCAAAAAGCGGATCACTGGAAACAGACAGCAGAAAAAATTCAGCAGGACATTGCTTATTTATCTGAAAAATACGAGGAAGTAAAAGACATGGTACCTCAGCTGCAACAGATGGTAACTGAAACAAAAGATGCTTTTACTGAAAGTGAGCCTCGTGAAAATACGAATGCTCACCCGGTACACCTGGATCAAGGGGATTCCTATCCTGAAAAAAAGACCGTTTAA
- a CDS encoding heavy metal translocating P-type ATPase: MRSTAHVLPKPAEYLKDQPSFLFKHLELIMALVSGMLILLAWLVMREDLISFGVGLYLSAYVIGGYHKAIEGIQATLKDKKLNVELLMITAATGAAIIGYWTEGAILIFIFALSGALETYTMNKSRNEISSLMDLQPQEAWIVENGVERKVSADSLEPGDQIIVRPGERVPADGIILSGRTTIDEAAFTGESIPVSKDKEMQVMAGTVNLTGLIEIKVTKKSDETMFQKIIELVQSAQSEKPPSQLFIERFEGTYVKGVLLFTGIMLFLPYLAFGWSYEETFYRAMVLLVVASPCALVASIMPASLSAISNGAKKGILFKGGVHLENLTTIKAIAFDKTGTLTQGKPEVTNWYIRQDQDKQEIVAAVASIEKQSNHPLAQAIASYAERQHAVSFKKPESVEDVTGFGLKATFNGGQWRIGKADWFSPELKKTFDKGTPEKYSLEGKTIVFIEKNGIVLSYIALKDQVRPQTIEAIKYLKSLGIRTVMLTGDSDSTARTIMMETGVDQYKAECLPEMKVEEIKKLKAEFQSIAMVGDGINDAPALATATVGVAMGAGSDAALETADVVLVKNDLPKIAEAIKLSRKMHRIVKQNIVFSLSVITILVVSNLFQAVDLPLGVIGHEGSTILVILNGLRLLKS; encoded by the coding sequence ATGAGAAGCACTGCTCATGTACTTCCAAAGCCAGCTGAGTATTTAAAAGATCAGCCGTCTTTCCTTTTTAAGCATCTCGAACTGATCATGGCACTAGTGAGCGGGATGTTAATTCTTTTGGCATGGCTGGTTATGAGAGAAGATTTGATTTCTTTTGGGGTTGGCCTTTATTTGTCGGCCTACGTAATTGGAGGATATCATAAAGCCATCGAAGGGATTCAGGCAACACTAAAAGATAAAAAGCTGAACGTTGAATTATTGATGATTACCGCTGCAACTGGTGCCGCTATTATCGGCTACTGGACTGAAGGCGCTATTCTTATTTTCATTTTTGCTTTAAGCGGTGCACTTGAAACGTATACGATGAATAAGAGCAGGAATGAGATCTCCTCCCTTATGGATCTGCAGCCGCAGGAAGCCTGGATCGTAGAGAATGGTGTTGAACGGAAGGTTTCGGCAGACTCACTTGAACCGGGAGACCAAATCATTGTCAGACCTGGTGAACGGGTGCCAGCTGATGGAATCATTCTGAGTGGAAGAACAACTATCGACGAAGCCGCTTTTACCGGAGAATCCATTCCGGTTTCAAAAGACAAGGAAATGCAGGTTATGGCGGGTACGGTGAACCTGACCGGACTGATTGAAATAAAGGTCACTAAAAAAAGTGATGAAACCATGTTCCAGAAAATCATTGAACTCGTTCAGTCTGCGCAAAGTGAAAAGCCGCCTTCCCAATTATTTATTGAACGGTTTGAAGGCACTTATGTAAAAGGTGTTCTATTATTTACCGGGATCATGCTTTTTCTTCCCTACCTGGCTTTTGGCTGGAGTTATGAGGAGACTTTTTACAGAGCTATGGTCTTATTAGTGGTGGCATCCCCGTGTGCGTTAGTTGCCTCCATAATGCCTGCGAGTCTCAGCGCCATTTCAAACGGAGCGAAGAAGGGCATTCTTTTTAAAGGTGGGGTCCATCTTGAAAACCTGACCACCATTAAAGCCATCGCCTTTGATAAAACGGGAACATTAACACAGGGGAAACCTGAGGTAACAAACTGGTATATCCGACAGGATCAGGATAAGCAGGAGATCGTTGCAGCTGTAGCAAGTATTGAAAAACAATCTAACCATCCCCTCGCCCAGGCCATTGCTTCCTATGCAGAACGTCAGCACGCTGTCTCATTTAAAAAGCCTGAATCGGTTGAAGATGTAACTGGCTTCGGTCTTAAAGCAACCTTTAACGGGGGGCAATGGAGGATCGGAAAAGCAGACTGGTTTTCACCTGAGCTGAAAAAAACCTTTGACAAGGGCACACCTGAGAAATATTCTCTTGAAGGAAAAACCATTGTCTTTATTGAGAAAAATGGAATAGTGCTCAGTTATATTGCCCTGAAAGATCAGGTCCGCCCACAAACGATTGAAGCCATCAAATATCTCAAATCCTTAGGTATCAGAACCGTTATGCTAACAGGGGACAGCGATTCGACAGCAAGAACCATTATGATGGAAACAGGCGTCGATCAGTATAAAGCGGAGTGTCTTCCTGAGATGAAAGTGGAAGAAATTAAAAAGCTGAAAGCAGAATTTCAGTCGATTGCCATGGTTGGTGACGGAATCAATGATGCACCGGCCCTTGCTACTGCGACTGTCGGGGTTGCGATGGGTGCAGGATCAGATGCCGCACTTGAAACAGCTGATGTCGTTCTCGTTAAAAACGACTTACCTAAGATTGCCGAAGCGATCAAACTGTCCCGTAAAATGCACCGCATTGTAAAGCAGAATATTGTCTTCAGCCTGTCCGTCATCACCATTCTCGTTGTCTCAAACCTGTTTCAGGCAGTCGATCTGCCTCTTGGCGTCATTGGACACGAAGGCAGTACCATTCTGGTGATCTTAAACGGCTTACGACTGTTAAAAAGCTGA
- a CDS encoding SE1561 family protein, producing the protein MGNAIHDNDSQVLYLKQRLSMFLEVLESVDPESTDLEDIDRMIQMVDDLELKVQQFKKSE; encoded by the coding sequence ATGGGTAATGCCATTCATGATAATGACTCACAGGTGCTTTATCTAAAGCAGCGTCTATCGATGTTTTTAGAAGTACTTGAGTCAGTGGACCCTGAAAGTACTGATTTGGAAGATATTGATCGTATGATTCAGATGGTAGATGATTTGGAATTAAAAGTACAGCAGTTCAAGAAATCTGAGTAA
- a CDS encoding OsmC family protein, with the protein MEFKMKEGGFTADFEYGELHVSGNEEYGFRPYQLLVSSVAVCSGGVLRSVLGKMRMDFSDINVKAEVERNENEANRVEKIHLHFVLTGKDLNEDKVKKALELTRKNCSMVQSVKDSIEVTESFEIKA; encoded by the coding sequence ATGGAATTTAAAATGAAAGAAGGCGGCTTTACAGCTGATTTTGAGTATGGCGAGCTGCACGTATCAGGAAACGAGGAATATGGATTTCGTCCTTATCAGCTGCTCGTATCTTCAGTCGCAGTCTGCAGCGGAGGCGTCTTGAGAAGCGTGCTTGGTAAAATGAGAATGGATTTTTCTGATATAAATGTTAAGGCAGAGGTTGAGCGGAATGAAAACGAGGCCAACCGTGTGGAAAAGATCCACCTGCATTTTGTACTGACAGGAAAAGATCTCAATGAAGACAAGGTGAAAAAAGCGCTGGAATTAACACGCAAAAACTGTTCAATGGTTCAATCTGTAAAGGACAGCATTGAAGTAACAGAAAGCTTCGAAATCAAGGCATAA
- a CDS encoding methyl-accepting chemotaxis protein, with amino-acid sequence MKKLKWKLLSLFLVLIVLIGGLAAFNIYSISSINQQTEKVLSEDLTLLEIDQEMRFNVSQQIALTRGYVLYGEADYKNRFEELAQKNAEFAEILQSHNVSNDVKSVLTITRVWEDGIRDRVFSMYDNGREEDARVLFRANFEPTARGIMDSLEKVSTERSGIMNTSADQIIETGNQTILLTMIISGIVIATAIVLSLVSASKITKPIISVTNRMKAIAAGELPAESLQTKSKDEVGQLVHTVNEMNSQLRNLVSDITLVSGSVLTKGSHLSESAQEVREGSSQIAVTMNELAVGAGVQAEASSSLSAKMIAFTERIRSSAEKGNEAQERAEEMYSYTSSGGKKMAESIHKVNQINDSFKNAMERVNGLDDQTKNISKLVQVIQEIADQTNLLALNAAIESARAGEHGRGFAVVADEVRKLAVQVSASITDITSIITTIQKESKETVEVLGNGYELVSSGTAQMEETAESFGLIEQKVNDVSGRMKEIASSLYEIVNGTEEINHDIEQIAAISEEAAAGIEETTANAEQSSATMNNVYHASVELISEAQDLQNTLGHFKLEKTDHQLDVSKEQADEQTEIDDSNEIPEDKVS; translated from the coding sequence TTGAAGAAACTCAAATGGAAATTGCTATCATTATTTTTAGTCTTAATTGTTTTAATCGGGGGATTAGCAGCGTTTAATATTTACTCAATCTCATCAATTAACCAGCAGACAGAGAAAGTATTAAGTGAAGATCTTACGCTACTGGAAATTGATCAGGAAATGAGATTTAATGTTTCCCAGCAAATCGCTTTAACGAGAGGGTATGTGCTTTACGGGGAAGCCGATTACAAAAACCGTTTTGAAGAGCTTGCACAAAAAAATGCAGAGTTTGCTGAAATTCTTCAATCTCATAATGTCAGTAATGATGTCAAGTCCGTCCTCACGATTACCCGTGTATGGGAAGACGGCATTCGGGATCGTGTATTCAGTATGTACGATAACGGCAGGGAAGAGGACGCGAGAGTTCTATTCCGGGCGAATTTTGAACCGACTGCAAGAGGGATCATGGACAGTCTGGAAAAAGTGTCTACTGAGCGGAGTGGAATCATGAATACTTCTGCAGATCAAATCATCGAAACCGGGAATCAAACCATATTATTAACAATGATTATTAGCGGTATTGTGATTGCAACGGCAATCGTACTAAGTCTGGTTTCAGCTTCCAAAATTACGAAACCGATTATTTCTGTAACAAATAGAATGAAAGCGATTGCGGCTGGTGAATTACCTGCGGAATCCTTACAGACAAAAAGTAAGGACGAGGTTGGACAGCTGGTTCATACTGTCAATGAAATGAATAGTCAGCTGCGAAATCTAGTATCTGATATAACGCTTGTATCCGGTTCAGTTTTAACAAAGGGCAGTCATTTATCAGAAAGCGCACAGGAAGTCAGAGAGGGAAGCAGCCAAATTGCTGTGACCATGAATGAACTGGCGGTTGGTGCAGGTGTTCAGGCAGAGGCATCTTCATCATTAAGCGCAAAAATGATTGCGTTTACAGAGCGCATACGTTCTTCAGCTGAAAAAGGGAATGAAGCACAGGAACGAGCCGAAGAGATGTATTCATACACATCATCAGGCGGAAAGAAAATGGCTGAGTCTATTCATAAAGTGAACCAGATTAACGACAGCTTTAAAAATGCAATGGAACGTGTTAACGGACTAGACGACCAGACAAAAAACATTTCAAAGCTCGTTCAGGTGATTCAGGAAATTGCTGATCAGACCAACCTGCTGGCGTTGAATGCTGCCATCGAATCGGCAAGGGCAGGTGAACACGGCAGAGGATTTGCTGTAGTGGCTGATGAGGTAAGAAAGCTCGCTGTTCAGGTATCAGCTTCAATTACGGATATCACATCGATCATTACAACCATCCAGAAGGAATCCAAGGAAACCGTTGAAGTACTTGGAAATGGTTATGAGCTTGTCAGCAGCGGAACCGCCCAAATGGAAGAAACGGCCGAATCTTTCGGATTGATTGAACAAAAAGTAAATGATGTATCAGGTAGAATGAAGGAAATTGCCTCTTCATTGTATGAAATTGTGAATGGTACAGAAGAAATTAATCATGATATTGAACAGATCGCTGCAATATCTGAGGAAGCAGCTGCAGGAATTGAAGAAACGACTGCGAACGCCGAGCAGTCAAGCGCAACGATGAATAACGTCTACCACGCATCGGTTGAGCTGATCAGTGAAGCGCAGGATCTCCAGAATACACTCGGGCATTTCAAGCTCGAAAAGACTGATCATCAGCTTGATGTTTCAAAAGAACAAGCAGACGAGCAAACAGAAATTGACGATTCTAATGAGATTCCAGAGGATAAAGTGTCATAA
- a CDS encoding YihY/virulence factor BrkB family protein — MSETIKSDEKKEKEWKEGEQNGHLADMTEAVHKSGRQGNYQSLSGFVQEVFKRFTQSETTGLGAQLAYFFLLSLFPLLIFAMALLPYLPITQQDMLNIFAQFAPGETMALIESTVSEVATGQSAGLLSIGLLGTLWSASNGMNALMRSFNHAYEVHETRPFYIARGLAVVWTIVMVLIVVVALLLPIFGQQLGQLIFAAFGMDQQFLTIWNFVRFGITPFVLLVAFTGLYAFVPNVKISFISVLPGAIFATAGWLITSFLFAFYVGNFGNYSSTYGSVGGIIVLMIWLYLSGIIIMVGAQINATMAAKRRHRTAT, encoded by the coding sequence ATGTCTGAAACCATAAAAAGTGATGAAAAAAAAGAAAAAGAATGGAAAGAAGGAGAGCAGAACGGTCATCTTGCAGATATGACTGAGGCTGTACATAAATCAGGCAGACAGGGGAATTATCAATCATTATCCGGATTTGTTCAGGAAGTGTTTAAGCGTTTCACACAAAGTGAAACAACCGGGCTTGGCGCACAGCTCGCCTACTTTTTCCTGTTATCCCTATTTCCATTGCTGATCTTTGCCATGGCGCTCCTTCCTTATCTGCCGATTACACAGCAGGATATGTTGAATATTTTTGCGCAATTTGCGCCTGGCGAGACAATGGCTTTAATAGAGTCTACAGTCTCAGAGGTGGCAACCGGTCAGAGCGCAGGATTGTTGTCAATTGGTCTATTAGGAACACTGTGGTCTGCATCGAACGGAATGAATGCATTAATGCGTTCCTTTAATCATGCGTATGAAGTTCACGAAACCAGACCTTTTTATATCGCAAGAGGCTTGGCCGTTGTCTGGACGATCGTGATGGTTCTCATTGTGGTAGTTGCCTTACTTCTGCCGATTTTTGGCCAGCAGCTTGGTCAGTTAATATTTGCTGCCTTTGGGATGGATCAACAGTTCCTGACGATTTGGAATTTTGTCCGCTTCGGCATTACGCCATTTGTGTTACTTGTTGCATTTACAGGGCTTTATGCATTTGTACCTAACGTGAAAATCAGTTTTATTTCGGTGCTCCCGGGTGCAATCTTTGCAACAGCAGGCTGGCTGATTACATCCTTCCTGTTTGCATTTTATGTAGGGAATTTCGGTAATTACTCATCAACTTACGGAAGCGTAGGGGGGATTATCGTCCTGATGATCTGGCTGTATTTATCCGGCATCATCATCATGGTCGGCGCGCAGATCAATGCCACAATGGCTGCGAAAAGAAGACATCGTACAGCAACATAA
- the yfkAB gene encoding radical SAM/CxCxxxxC motif protein YfkAB, producing the protein MTTLKQPITPSYDPWEAYEDIKDFGKLTLSNVEFTTTTLCNMRCAHCAVGHTLSHKDPETLDMNLILRRLDEIEHLRTLSITGGEPMMSKKSVENTVVPLLRYAHERGVRTQINSNLTLDLHRYDPIIPYLDVLHISHNWGTVEEFVQTGFAMMERKPTESQREALFTRMIENSRALSREGIMISAETMLNKKTLPHIERIHREVVDDMKCARHEIHPMYPSSFAESLETLSLKETREAIEHLLDIRDQNTWMLFGTLPFYACNTSEEDQALLSRLYNEKNVTVRNDPDGRSRLNVNVFDGDVIVTDFNNTPALGNIQTDRLPDIFEKWLTTKDAASINCHCPSVSCLGPNLLVKDMYYKNTDFTKRTALLSKN; encoded by the coding sequence ATGACAACGTTAAAACAACCGATTACGCCTTCCTATGATCCATGGGAAGCCTATGAAGATATAAAAGATTTCGGAAAGCTGACTTTATCCAATGTGGAGTTTACGACAACGACTCTTTGTAATATGAGATGTGCTCACTGTGCCGTGGGTCATACGCTTTCCCACAAGGATCCGGAAACGCTGGATATGAATCTGATTTTACGCCGTCTGGATGAAATTGAACACCTTCGAACACTCAGCATTACCGGCGGGGAGCCGATGATGTCCAAAAAATCCGTAGAGAACACTGTCGTTCCACTGCTTCGTTACGCACATGAACGAGGCGTTCGAACACAAATTAACTCAAACCTGACGCTTGATCTTCACCGTTACGATCCAATCATTCCTTACCTGGATGTATTACATATCTCTCACAACTGGGGAACGGTTGAAGAATTTGTGCAAACCGGATTTGCCATGATGGAACGTAAGCCAACGGAATCGCAGCGGGAAGCCCTGTTTACAAGAATGATCGAAAACAGCCGTGCCTTGAGCAGAGAAGGGATCATGATATCTGCTGAAACCATGTTGAACAAAAAAACACTTCCACACATTGAAAGAATTCACCGTGAAGTTGTGGATGACATGAAATGTGCACGTCACGAAATTCACCCGATGTACCCGAGCTCGTTCGCAGAATCACTTGAAACACTCTCGCTAAAAGAAACACGCGAAGCGATTGAACACCTGCTTGATATCCGTGATCAAAACACCTGGATGCTGTTTGGGACACTCCCTTTTTATGCGTGCAATACATCCGAAGAAGACCAGGCACTCCTCAGCAGACTTTATAACGAAAAAAATGTCACCGTCCGCAATGACCCGGATGGCCGCTCCCGTCTCAATGTAAATGTCTTTGATGGAGATGTGATCGTAACCGATTTCAACAACACGCCGGCACTCGGCAATATCCAAACAGACAGACTACCTGATATTTTCGAAAAATGGCTTACCACTAAAGATGCAGCCTCCATCAACTGCCACTGCCCTTCCGTCAGCTGTCTCGGTCCAAACCTGCTTGTCAAAGACATGTACTATAAAAACACCGACTTCACAAAACGCACAGCACTACTCTCAAAAAACTGA
- a CDS encoding MFS transporter, giving the protein MYVSPAIRFWILVGIVAISGFSQGMLLPLIAIILEQDGVSSFMNGLHATGIYIGILIASPLMEAPLRRFGYKPLIIIGGMTVGLSLLAFPLWQSFWFWFVLRLLIGVGDQMLHLSTQTWITSFSDENRRGRNIAIYGLFFSLGFAIGPAMSSLIDISPSLPFFVSGILTFITWGFVFLLRNEFPEQGDTGSASFLGTIRRFRNVWKYAWVAFLPPLSYGFLEASLHGNFPIYAIRNGIDSSAIAYILPAFSIGAIVFQLPLGMISDKIGRHKTLLAALFVGAISFIFAGMAGNSTVGLIAAFFIAGMATGSTFSLGISYMTDLLPKQLLPAGNIMCGIAFSLGSIGGPVLGGLIIEFLTDGFFYFITFLLLTICLCLVAFSFQKKRVYQASK; this is encoded by the coding sequence ATGTATGTTTCACCTGCTATACGATTCTGGATCCTTGTTGGAATCGTTGCGATCTCAGGTTTTTCACAGGGAATGTTATTACCTTTAATCGCTATTATCCTCGAGCAGGACGGCGTTTCTTCCTTTATGAACGGCCTGCATGCAACCGGGATTTATATAGGGATATTAATTGCTTCACCTCTGATGGAGGCTCCTTTAAGAAGGTTTGGCTATAAACCGCTGATCATCATCGGGGGAATGACAGTCGGATTATCTTTACTCGCTTTTCCACTGTGGCAGTCCTTCTGGTTCTGGTTTGTTCTCAGGCTGCTCATTGGTGTCGGTGATCAGATGCTGCATTTGTCCACACAGACATGGATTACTTCTTTTTCGGATGAAAATAGACGCGGAAGGAATATCGCCATTTACGGACTCTTTTTCTCACTCGGATTTGCGATTGGCCCTGCCATGAGTTCATTGATCGATATCAGTCCGTCACTCCCGTTTTTTGTATCGGGCATTCTGACCTTTATCACATGGGGCTTTGTTTTTCTGCTGAGAAATGAATTTCCTGAACAGGGTGATACCGGATCTGCTTCCTTTCTCGGCACGATCAGACGGTTCCGGAACGTTTGGAAATACGCGTGGGTCGCATTTTTGCCCCCGCTAAGCTACGGATTTCTGGAAGCCTCTCTTCACGGGAACTTCCCGATTTATGCAATTCGTAATGGTATTGACTCAAGTGCCATTGCCTATATTCTGCCGGCTTTTTCAATCGGAGCCATCGTATTTCAGCTTCCGTTAGGGATGATCAGCGACAAAATCGGCCGACATAAAACGCTGTTAGCTGCTCTTTTTGTCGGGGCAATCAGTTTTATATTTGCCGGAATGGCTGGAAACTCAACAGTCGGTTTGATCGCAGCATTTTTTATCGCCGGAATGGCAACCGGTTCAACTTTCTCGCTTGGGATCAGCTATATGACAGATCTTCTGCCAAAACAGCTTCTCCCGGCTGGAAACATTATGTGCGGTATTGCCTTCAGTCTTGGCAGCATAGGCGGACCAGTTCTTGGAGGCTTGATCATCGAGTTTTTAACGGATGGCTTTTTCTATTTCATCACCTTCCTGTTACTGACCATCTGTCTCTGCCTCGTTGCCTTTTCTTTTCAGAAAAAGAGAGTGTATCAGGCTTCGAAATAA
- a CDS encoding DUF1128 domain-containing protein — translation MNLDSKSVENAEFMINEIKERLRIVNAGAIKVSHFDEEMYEELRDLHTMVMKRETFSPSEMQAIAEELSNLRKV, via the coding sequence ATGAATCTGGATTCCAAATCCGTTGAAAATGCTGAATTTATGATTAATGAAATAAAAGAACGTCTTCGCATCGTTAACGCTGGTGCGATTAAGGTCTCCCATTTCGATGAGGAGATGTATGAAGAGCTTCGCGATCTTCATACCATGGTGATGAAACGTGAAACATTCAGCCCGAGTGAAATGCAGGCCATTGCTGAAGAGCTTAGCAATCTGAGAAAAGTGTAA
- a CDS encoding alanine/glycine:cation symporter family protein produces the protein MQGLTDFLNEISGLVWGPPLLILLVGTGIYLTFRLGLVQFGLTGYSLKLAFSRNQDTKSKGDISHFQSLMTAMAATVGTGNIVGVATAVALGGPGAIFWMWLSAIFGMATKYAEAVLAVKYRVQDEDGEMSGGPMYYLERGLKQKWLGVLFALFGAIAAFGIGNMVQSNSVSDVVQDTFSIPTWVTGIVLTVFTALVILGGIKSIGKVTSIFVPFMAAFYLLAGLIVMVLNFELVPGAFATIFQLAFGNEAIAGGVIGAIIRYGVARGVFSNEAGLGSAPIAAAAAKTDMPGRQGLVSMTQVLIDTLIICSITGITIVMAGLYEGGDLQGGALTSASFEYFLGDIGPILVTIGLIFFASSTIIGWSYYGEKCFQYLVGTKKFNIVYRLLFVVAVMLGAVATLDVVWAFSDVMNGLMAFPNLIGLLGLSGVVAYETKRIRQKIKEEKAEAKNAA, from the coding sequence ATGCAAGGCTTAACAGATTTTCTTAATGAAATCAGCGGGCTAGTCTGGGGGCCGCCGCTGCTGATTCTGCTGGTGGGAACAGGGATTTACCTGACGTTCCGCCTCGGACTCGTGCAATTTGGGCTGACCGGGTATTCACTCAAACTTGCTTTTTCACGAAATCAGGACACAAAATCCAAAGGTGACATCTCACACTTCCAGTCACTGATGACAGCAATGGCTGCCACAGTTGGAACGGGAAACATTGTAGGTGTTGCTACTGCCGTTGCGCTGGGTGGTCCAGGAGCTATATTCTGGATGTGGCTGTCAGCGATCTTTGGAATGGCAACAAAATATGCAGAAGCCGTTCTGGCGGTAAAATACCGTGTACAGGATGAAGATGGTGAAATGTCTGGCGGTCCGATGTATTATCTCGAACGTGGACTGAAACAAAAATGGCTCGGTGTTCTTTTCGCTTTATTTGGTGCCATTGCTGCCTTCGGAATCGGAAACATGGTTCAGTCGAACTCCGTTTCTGATGTTGTACAGGACACATTCAGCATCCCGACATGGGTAACCGGCATTGTTCTTACTGTTTTTACTGCCCTTGTTATTCTTGGTGGTATTAAGAGTATTGGTAAAGTAACCTCTATTTTCGTGCCATTTATGGCCGCTTTTTATTTATTGGCGGGACTTATTGTGATGGTTCTTAACTTTGAACTTGTTCCAGGTGCTTTCGCAACCATCTTCCAGCTTGCTTTTGGAAATGAAGCGATTGCAGGTGGTGTCATCGGGGCGATTATCCGATACGGCGTTGCGCGTGGTGTATTTTCGAATGAAGCAGGACTTGGATCAGCTCCAATCGCTGCTGCTGCCGCAAAAACAGATATGCCCGGACGTCAGGGTCTTGTATCCATGACACAGGTTTTAATCGACACGTTGATTATTTGTTCCATTACCGGGATTACAATTGTCATGGCCGGACTTTATGAAGGTGGAGACCTGCAGGGTGGGGCACTAACATCCGCTTCATTTGAATATTTCCTTGGTGATATCGGACCAATTCTTGTTACGATCGGTTTGATTTTCTTTGCTTCCTCAACCATTATCGGCTGGTCTTATTACGGTGAGAAATGCTTCCAGTATCTTGTTGGTACGAAGAAATTTAATATTGTGTACCGTTTACTGTTTGTAGTAGCTGTTATGCTGGGTGCAGTAGCTACACTGGATGTCGTATGGGCATTCTCTGATGTGATGAATGGATTAATGGCGTTCCCGAACCTGATTGGACTTCTCGGACTGTCAGGCGTCGTAGCTTATGAAACAAAACGGATCCGTCAAAAGATCAAAGAAGAAAAAGCAGAAGCAAAAAATGCAGCATAA
- a CDS encoding low molecular weight protein-tyrosine-phosphatase: MKRVLFVCLGNICRSPLAEAVMRQKVADHGLADKIEVASAGTAGWHQGNPPHEGTIRVLKENSIPHEGLTSNQLTRHDLEHYDYIVALDRSVSEDLNKLSRATQKNPKYILLLELIDAGTLDVPDPYYTNNFQESYDLINRGCDALIEKIKDDHGGD, translated from the coding sequence ATGAAACGTGTATTATTTGTGTGCCTCGGTAATATTTGCCGGTCACCTTTGGCTGAGGCCGTGATGCGTCAAAAAGTCGCTGACCATGGTCTGGCAGATAAAATCGAAGTTGCATCAGCAGGAACAGCAGGATGGCATCAGGGTAATCCACCGCATGAAGGGACAATCCGGGTTTTGAAAGAGAACAGTATACCACATGAAGGCCTCACATCCAATCAGCTTACACGGCATGACCTGGAACATTATGATTACATCGTTGCACTGGATCGTTCCGTGTCTGAGGATCTTAATAAACTCTCAAGGGCAACACAAAAAAATCCTAAGTATATCCTGCTGCTTGAACTCATAGATGCGGGAACCCTGGATGTGCCGGATCCGTATTATACGAACAATTTTCAGGAAAGTTATGATTTAATAAATAGAGGGTGCGATGCTCTTATCGAAAAAATTAAAGATGATCATGGAGGCGATTAA